The following is a genomic window from Nymphaea colorata isolate Beijing-Zhang1983 chromosome 3, ASM883128v2, whole genome shotgun sequence.
TTTATCTTTGCTTTTTCAGCTTTGCAAACAGACTTGTTCATATTAAGGAAAATCATAAATTCCAGAAAAACGGAAGGGAGGGCTACAGAGAGCAGGACCCAGCATTGGGCCTTAGACACATTGTCAGCGAAATAAAAGACAAACATGAAGTGAAGTATGATCTACCTGCACGAATTCTTTTAGTAGTTAAAAATTGAGCTGATATTTTGGTTATAAAAGTACATTTGGGTGGTTTTTCCGTGTAGATCTtctatttgattattttatataaacttactctttaatttttttttcagcttcACTTTTTATGCTTTTAGTATTTATTCTTATCGCATCTAATTTTCGTCGCAACCTACTTTGTTCGGTTCAGATATGTCTATGTTTGGCATGCAATAACTGGATACTGGGGAGGAGTGAGGTCTGGTGTTTCTGAGATGGAGCGTTATGGCTCAAAGATGGCATACCCTGTTGCATCCCCAGGTGTTATGGCCAACGAACCCTGTGAGGCCTTAAACAGCATTTCAGCCAATGGCCTTGGCTTGGTTAACCCGGAGAAAGTATTTGGTTTTTACAATGAGTTGCACTCATACCTTGCCTCAGCTGGAATCGATGGGGTGAAGGTCGATGTGCAAAATATTCTGGAGACATTAGGAGCAGGACATGGTGGACGAGTGAAACTTACTAGGCAATACCATCAAGCATTGGAAGCTTCTATTGCAAGAAATTTTCACGATAATGGAATTATAGCTTGCATGAGTCACAATACTGATGGTTTATACAGGTAAAATATTTGAGCTTTTAGATATTAAATTGTTCTTAATTTCCCTATATATCTGGTTGTGCCTTTAAACAAGCCTAATAATCTTCTATCTTCTGCCATCCTGCTCTCTGTTTACTGAAGAAGGTTGTAAGTTATAATATGGCTTATTAATTTGAAATACATTAATTTTGCAGTTCCAAACGTACTGCAGTGATAAGGGCATCGGATGATTTTTTTCCTCGAGACCCAGTCACGCACACAATTCACGTTGCATCTGTTGCCTACAATACTCTTTTTCTTGGAGAATTTATGCAGCCTGATTGGGACATGTTCCATGTAAGATGTCATTAACAATGTTTTGTCAACATTATGTGAGCACTTTTCATGTTTCATTGTGCTTCTCTCCTTTATCAGAGCCTTCACCCAATGGCGGGATACCACGGAGCTGCTAGAGCTGTTGGAGGATGTGCCATATATGTCAGGTTAGAGCTTTAGAACTGATAAAGATGACTAGTTACTGAGCAAGTGCTAACTATTGAAAtattatttctaatttttcttgCAGTGATAAACCTGGGAACCATGACTTTGATCTGCTAAAGAAGCTTGTTCTTCCTGACGGATCCATATTGAGAGCTAAACTTCCGGGAAGACCCACAAGGGATTGCTTATTCTCAGATCCAGCCAGAGATGGAAAGAGGTGATAACTTCTTTATGTTGTCATGATTGACAAAGTTTGGGTGCCATGTTTATTCAATCTTTTGCTTTACTTAAAATCGACTTTGGTTCTATATTTTGCAGCCTTCTGAAAATATGGAATTTGAATGAGCACACAGGCGTTATAGGTGTGTTCAACTGCCAAGGAGCTGGCTGGTGTAGAgtagagaaaaaaaaccaatttcatGATCAAGATCCTTGCACGCTTACTGGAAGTATATGTGCTGAGGATGTTGCGCATTTGTCACACATTGCAGAGAAAAATTGGAATGGTGATTCTGTCATATATTCCCACATTGCAGGTATTCTTTCTGGGTCAGCGTATGACATAGTAAATGTGAGACTATATATGTGTCAAATTCTTTCTGGATCTAACATTTTTGAATGGGAAGGGGCAGCGATCATGCATGTTTAACGGTTGTCATCTTCTTGCAGGGGAACTAGTTTACGTTCCGGAAAATGTTTCTGTCCCAATCACATTGAAATCACGGGAATATGAAGTATTCACAATCGTTCCTGTCATGAAATTGCATAACAGGACTCGTTTCGCTCCAATTGGATTGATCAAGATGTTCAATTCCGGAGGTGCCATCATGGAGTTGTTATACGAGCCTACAAGAAGCTCTAGTGTGAGCATCAAGGTTCGGGGATGCGGTCATTTTTGTGCATATTCATCTGCAATCCCTAAGAGAATTACAGTTGATTCTCATGAAACAGCATATGAATATGATAAAAATACTGGGATGATTAACCTTGTGCTGGGAATTCCAGAAAAGGAATTATATTTATGGGACATGGTAATTGATTTCGAGTAATTTTGGACCTGATATTGGATGGTAACCCTTTTGGGTCTCAATGTTGGTCCTCTTCCTGTGGGAGAAAGAAAGCATTATGTACTTTCTGCTCAGGAGAAGATGTACTTTCAATCTCTTCTATGAAATAAATTGAGTAGCTTCACTAGTAGTGTTCGTTGCGGTACATGGCTCCACTGGGCTTGATTTGCATTGTCATGAGGAAAATGGAAGCTGCAAGGTATGATTACTGGACATTAACATAGACATGACTAAGTGCTCCAGGCCTTATTTTCTCATGAGAATCCATCTTTATTGATGGCTTACAAAAGGTTGCCGTTATGTTTACTGGGTCAAACACCAAAAGTTCTTTTGTCTAATAAAAGTCTTGGGGGGGCTTTTTCCCCTGCAGATTCGCATCGGGAACACCAAAACTGCCAATTCTTGGTCTATTCAACGGTCTTGACACCGAGACACAAGATTTGCATTTGGTTCCGGGTCCTCAACATTTACTTCACTCCTAACATCATTTGCATCAGCGAATGATATTCTAAAATGTTTCCTCGGTGGTGAGAAATGTTGCATGGCCATTCGGCGTTCAATGCAATATAAATGCAAACGCTATCTTTTCTGTCTAGTTCTCTAGTAGTTCCAGATCACCGGGGCAAGTCTCCAGCCAGATTTCCTACGGTTGACTAGTGGTTGCCGTAatacatatgtgcatatatgtatttCTGTATGTATTCCTTTTGTTGCTTTTAAATGGGCTGAAGCCCGGCCCGAATTCAGAAAGAACTGGGCACTTGTTGAAACTCTTCTTTTGTCTATTCCTTATTGAATCAACATTAGCTTCCTTTCAGTCAGGATTTGCCCCCAAAGTGCCTTTGTTACTTTTTGAGGTTgctaacttctttttttttttttgccaacaaAACAAGATAGACACTATTTATACTTAGACCTCTTTCCGTATTCTTCAAGGGATGTGCTATTGAACATATTGAGTTTGTTGCATGCGTCTTTAAGACCGAGCTTTGAGAACAAAGTCTACGAAAGAAGCATTTAACTAGTACAGTGGGATCACATATTACAGAGTTAATCTATGGACCATATTCAGATGCTAAAGTTAGTATTACAGACCTAGGTAAACTATGACATTCTCGCCAACTCCTCAGAGTCGATTTAATAATTGCCAAAACGATTGATCCAATTCATCCAGTCAACTCCTCATGGAAATGTGAGTAATCAGTGAATAAAGAAGTGATTATTGGCAAGAAAATTGCGAAGCTTGGCATGCCAAATCATAAGGATACCATATCTTCCTGCTTTAGGtgtttcaaaatgaaaaccttTTTATGTTTATCCAGCCTTGAATCTCTATGCAAATGACATTTTTATGATTGGTTGGATATGGAAGTGCATTTAGGTTTACTgacaaatcatatttttatgttCTGGTCGATCATACTTTATAGCActtgttttgatatattgtATGTGTAACTAGATAcagttatttatttgtttggtttACTATTCAAATCTACTTTTCATTTAGATCTAGTTCTGActagatttaaattttaaaattttacattttctaGTCATTCATCTTGGGCTAGACTAATAGCCATACATGAAGCCTAGGAAACACTTCTTGCAAGCTTTGACAGAAGCCCGAATTCAAGCTTTAACAAGTtaaattaaaaaggaaagcTAAATTTATGGATTGAACAAACAACACAAGCAGCTAGAGAAGAATGCAGAGGAAAAATGTGGGGATTTGGGCAGTGAAGTAGCCCCGAGGGCGATCTATGGTGTTAAGGGACATGAGGTTAGCACTTGCAATTAAATCTTACTCGTTC
Proteins encoded in this region:
- the LOC116249676 gene encoding probable galactinol--sucrose galactosyltransferase 1, which encodes MTVGSGVSIINGNLIVRGTRILTNVHENVTITPAEGTSLTDGAFIGVQSEQIGSRHVFPVGVLQELRFMCTFRFKLWWMTQRMGSYGKDIPFETQFLIIEGPDGSNGGGETENGAEKSRVYVVFLPVLEGSFRAVLQGNPDNELEICLESGDPAVDVFEGTNLVFVASGTDPFEVITSAVKSVERHSHTFAHRERKKMPDMLNWFGWCTWDAFYTDVTADGIRQGVESFEKGGIPPRFLIIDDGWQSVGMDVDGVASDGKDAANFANRLVHIKENHKFQKNGREGYREQDPALGLRHIVSEIKDKHEVKYVYVWHAITGYWGGVRSGVSEMERYGSKMAYPVASPGVMANEPCEALNSISANGLGLVNPEKVFGFYNELHSYLASAGIDGVKVDVQNILETLGAGHGGRVKLTRQYHQALEASIARNFHDNGIIACMSHNTDGLYSSKRTAVIRASDDFFPRDPVTHTIHVASVAYNTLFLGEFMQPDWDMFHSLHPMAGYHGAARAVGGCAIYVSDKPGNHDFDLLKKLVLPDGSILRAKLPGRPTRDCLFSDPARDGKSLLKIWNLNEHTGVIGVFNCQGAGWCRVEKKNQFHDQDPCTLTGSICAEDVAHLSHIAEKNWNGDSVIYSHIAGELVYVPENVSVPITLKSREYEVFTIVPVMKLHNRTRFAPIGLIKMFNSGGAIMELLYEPTRSSSVSIKVRGCGHFCAYSSAIPKRITVDSHETAYEYDKNTGMINLVLGIPEKELYLWDMVIDFE